A window of Devosia chinhatensis genomic DNA:
AGCTCGAGCGACTTGTCGAACATGCGCATGGCGCGGGCCGTGTTGGCGGCGAGCTTGCCATATTCGTCGGCATCCTTGTGGCCAACCTGCCAGGGGCCGTCCATCTCGTTGCCCAGGCACCACATCTTCACATTCCACGGCTCTTTGCGGCCGTTCTTGATGCGCAGGTCGCTCCAGTAGGAGCCGCCCGGATGATTGACATATTCGAGAAAATTGCGGGCATCGTCGACGCCGCGCGAACCCAGGTTGACCGCCAGCATCATCTCGGTGCCCACAGTGGCGCACCAATCGGCGAACTCGTGGATGCCCACGGCATTGCTCTCGGACGTGTGCCAGGCAAGATCCAGGCGGGTCGGGCGCTCCTCACGCGGGCCGATGCCGTCTTCCCAGTTATAGGCCGAAACGAAATTGCCCCCGGGGTAGCGCACCACCGGTACATTGAGCTTTTTGACCAGCTCGACGACGTCGCCGCGCATTCCGTCCTTGTCCGCGCTTGGATGATCGGGCTCGTAAATGCCCTCATACACCGCACGGCCCAGATGCTCGAGAAACGCCCCGTAGACACGGTCGTCGATTTGGGAAATCGTATAGTCCTTATTCGCGATAACGGTCGCCTTCACCGCGTCCTCCACTAATTCCGTTTTTCTGATTTGTATCAGTTAACGTGTTTTAGCGGCGCCCTCGGAGACGCGCAAGGCCTTATTGTATGATTTTTGAGCAGGCTGCTCCATATCGCCTCAAGAGGCGGTTTCCAGCCGCAGAATGATGTCCTGATCGTAATTTCCAAAGCCGCGGCCGAAAATATTGATGCCGCCCGGATGCTTGGCGTCATCCTTGACCGCGATCCGCAGGCGGATCGAGTGGTGGTTGGCCAGGTCCAGATCAGCCAGCGAAACTGGCGAGATTTTCATCCCGTCCACATAGGTGCCGTCATTGGTGACGCGCCAGCTCTTGAGCTTTCCATACTGGCTGCCCTTGAGCTTCCACCAATCAGGCGTATAGACGCCGCGCTTGTCCCCGTAATCGCCAGTCGACATCCAGGTGCCGATTTCTGTGCCATTGACCGAAAGCGTAATGTCGCTGGGCCAATCCGCCGAGGTCCCAGGCACCTCCGAGCTCAGTTCCAACGCGAATTCCATGGTCTCTATAGTGTTCTGCGCCAGCTTGGCATTGTTGGGGAACTGGTATTCGAGAAATCCGCGAGTGAACCAGATCAGCCCCGCCTTCATCCGGTCGGGGTCGAGGAACGTGTTGGGCACATCCAGCAGGCCGATGATCCCGTCGACCGAGCAAAGCCCGCACGGCGCCGAAACCTCGCAACTGGTATAAAGCCCCAGGGGCATCGCCACCTCGATGGTGTTGGACCGCAGCGGCTTGATGTCTTCCTTGAACATCACCAGCACTTCGTCGAACGTGGAGTGGCAAATCTTCTGGTTGCCCTTGCGCGCCTTCTGGGTTTCGGTCCGGATCAGGCCCGCGCCTTCAAGGATCTGCAAGTTTGTAGACACGGTCGACTGCGGCAGGCCGAGCCGCTCGGCAATGTCATTGCCATTGAGCGGCCCTTCCGTATGAAGCAGCTTGAGCATTTTAACGCGGATGGCAGACGCAAGGCCCTTGAGGACCTCGAGCCCCTCCTCGGGGTCGATGACCAGAAAATTACGGCTCATGGATTGGTACACAAAGACATTTAGCGGTTCCGGATTGTGTATCACGAAACCTGAACCAATCAACCCTGGCCCGTTCAGCCATAAAATCCCCTAGAGTCTCAGCCCGCTTTCATCGAAGGCCAGCGTCATTCCCGGTTCGATGGACACCGTGATTGGCGCGCCATCAGGAATTCGGGAATGCCCCTTTTGCTGGATCGTTACCTTGCTTTCGCCGTCTCGTCCGGTGGCATAGATAAAGGAAACGCCGCCCAATTGCTCGACAACCTGCGCCTTCGCCGTGAGGGTAGCGCCTCCAAGCGTCGCATCGGCAAAATGCTCAGGGCGAATGCCGACACTAACCTTTTGGCCCACGGCGCCGTTCTGACCGCGACGTGTGACGGACAGGGCATCACCCTCGAACTGATCCAGCGCCACGGTCATCTCCTGCCCGTTGATGGCCGTGATCTTTCCGGCAAGAAAGTTCATCCGGGGAGAACCGATAAAGCCAGCCACGAACAGGTTGTCCGGATTATCGTAGAGTTCGATCGGACTGCCCTGTTGCTCGATGCGGCCCGCACGCAGCACGACGATGCGGTCGGCCAGCGTCATGGCTTCGACCTGGTCATGGGTCACATACACCATCGTCGCGCCAAGCTGTTGATGAAGCTTGGCAATCTCGATGCGCATCTGCACGCGTAACTCGGCGTCAAGGTTGGACAGAGGTTCGTCGAAAAGGAATGCCTTGGGTTGGCGGACGATGGCACGGCCGATCGCGACGCGCTGCCGTTGTCCGCCGGAGAGCTGCCGGGGCTTGCGCTCGAGCAGTTCGGTCAGCTCCAGGATGCGCGCCGCCTCCATCACGCGAGCGGCAACCTGATCGCGCGGCATGCCGCCCATGCGCAGGCCAAAGCCAAGGTTTTGCTCAACGCTCATATGCGGATAGAGAGCGTAGGACTGAAACACCATAGCGACGCCCCGCTCGGATGGGTCGTAATCAGTCACGTCCTCCCCACCGATCAGAACCTGGCCCGAACTAGGCTCCTCGAGCCCGGAAATCGTCCGCAGCAATGTGGACTTTCCGCAGCCGGACGGTCCGACGAAGACCACGAATTCCCCGTTGCCGATGTCCAGGTCAATGTCATGGATAACCTGCACCGCCCCGAAATTCTTGTTGATGCCTCGCAACTTCAGATCTGCCATCGTCTCCTCCTTGCCGATGGTTGACGTTCAGCGCGACGCCCAGAGGGCGCCGCGTTCGAATATGGTGCGCATTTGCGGCACCGCGAATTCGTCGGCGACGTGACCGAGAGACGAGTAAAAAACGCGCCCCTTGCCAAAGCGCCGCTTCCACACCACGGGCATCACGACGCCCTCGATCTCGTCGAAATATTCGCCGCTGAACGTAGTTGTCGCCAGCACGTCGACACTCGGATCGAAGTGCATGTAGTACTGCTCAGAGCGATAGGGGAAATCACCAATTCCGGCGACGATCGGATCGTCCGAGGTGATCTTCACATCGTAGTCGATGATGTTGCCCGGATGCGCGACCCATTGGCCGCCCGTCATGAACTGGTAATCGGGTTCGTTGCGGAAGCTATCGCACATGAGGCCGTGAAATCCGGCAAGGCCCGTGCCTGCCCGAATAGCGGCAAGAAGGTTGGTCAATTCCTCCTTCTCGATGCGAGACATGGTAATTGCCGGTACGATCAGGTCGTAGGCGCCAAGTTTTTCGTCCGCGAACGCTTCGGTGGTCGGCTCGATATCGACCGAAAAGTCGTGCCTTTCCAGCATGTCGGCCACGATGCGCGCACTTTGTTCGGGCGTATGGCCGTCCCATCCTCCCCACACGATCAGGGCTGTCTTGGTCATGGGCAATTCCTCCTAATATGCCGGTGTCCAGGGCGCGCTATAGATGTCGCGCAACATCAGGGCGGCAGCGCCGCGGGCCCAAAGCTGGTCGTCCAGGGTGTGGAAGATTAGCTCGGTGCTAGCAAAATGTGCCCTGAAAGAATGTGCGGCGGCCGCGGCCTTGAGGCCTGGCGCAATGAGCTCGCAATAGCGGGCTGATTCCATCGCGATGATGAGTTTTTCCGGGTTGATCAGATTGATGATGTGCGAAATCGCGATACCGAGCTTCTTGCCTTGTTCATCAATGAGGCGCCTGGCGTTTTCGTCGCCCGCATCCGCCGCTGAAGCCAGTGCAGCCGGCATGTCCGTGCGGGCGAGGGGCTGGGTCAGGAAGTCAGGTCCCAAGGCAGACGCAGCTTGGGTGCGAAGCGCGGAATGGCTGATATAGGCATTGAGGCACCCCTTCTGCCCGCAATCGCACGCGAGGCCTTCGATCTCCACTTTGACGTGACCAAAAGTCGGGCCCAATGTGCTCGCGCCGCGATGCAGATCTGCCTCCAGCCACAGACCCAGGCTCGCAGTCTGGTCCAGGGCAACCACGGCAAAGGTTTTTTCACTCTGTGCATAGCCGAACCAGCTTTCCGCTAGCGCAAGGAGATTGGCCGGCTTTTCCAGCTTGACGGGCAGTCCCGTTCGCTCTGACAGCAGTGTGCCGATCGGGATTTCCCGCTCGCCGAAGACAGAACTCGAATAGCTTTTGCCCGAGCGAGGATCGACAAGGCCCGGCACACCTATGCCGATGCCTTTGATGCGTTTGTGATCTACACCACTGCCGGCGACGCATTCCCCCATCGCATCCTCTAAAAGGTCCACGATGACTTCCGCAGGTTGCCGAGACATGCGGATCGGCAATTGTAACGAGGATACGACCTCGCCGCGGAAGTCGACCAGGGTAACGGTGGTGAGCAGCTCGGAGATCTTGACGCCCAGCACATAGGCGGCGTCCTGCACAAGGCCGAGAAGCACGCGAGGGCGGCCGCGTGAGCTGTCACCGTTGATCGGCGTGTGGATGGCTTGGATCAGCCCCTCTTCGATGAGTGCGCCGGTAATGGCGGAAACGGTTGTGCCGCTAAGCAGGGTGCGTTCGGAAATCTCGACGCGCGAAATCTGTCCATGGCACCGGATGGTTTCCAGCACATGGTACTTGTTGATTTCCCGCATCAGCAGCGGATCGGCAACCTTGACGCCCAACGCTTCGATTCCTCCTTGAACGGCTGTGCCGTTATTTAATTTAGTGCCCTGATCAAATCCAGCGCTTCTTCGTCAAATTGCCTGATGCGATGTCGGCCACAAAAAATAAAATCAATAATTTCAGATATATAAAATCCAGAATAGGCCAGGCATTTTGCATTTCAAAAAGTGAGGTACGTCACTCTTGCTTATTTAATACGGGATGCGTAAAAAGTAGCAAGTGGTGACGGTCGGAAAACGATGCGCCGCTGCGGCCTGGGAGGACCCCGCGATCCGGTGGTTGTGGGCCGCATGAGGACAGGAGGATTAAATGAAGCGAATTGCGCTTGCCGCAACGCTCAGTCTGGCTGCGCTTTTGCCCGCGCAGGCGCAGACTGTGGTCAGGCATCTGCACATCACGTCCATCCCGGCAGAAGTGGAATTGATGAATTCCATCGCCGCCGACTTTATGGCGCAAAACCCCGACATCGTGGTCGAGCTGCCCTTCCTTGAGAACGAGGCGTTCAAGGCTAAGCTGACGACCCTTCTGCAGTCTGCAGACGCGCCCGATGTCTTTCATACCTGGGGCGGCGGCGTCTTTTACGAACAAGCCAAGGCCGGCTTTCTGCGTCCAGTCGAGGATGTCCTGAGCGAAGAAGCCAAGGAAGCGGTTGGTTCAGCAGGTATTTCCGCCTTCACGGCAGAAGACGGGCACCTCTATGGCGTAGCCCGCGACGTGGCGGAAGTCGTGCTCTGGTACAACAAGGACCTGTTCGAGCAGGCCGGCGTCGATCCGGCCAGCATGGAAACCTGGGACGGTTTCCTGGCGGGCGTGCAGGCCTTCAAGGATGCTGGCATTACCCCGATTGCGCTCGGCGCCAAAGACAAGTGGCCGGCCCACTTCTGGTGGTCAAAGCTCGTCGTGCGGTTGGCGGGCCAGGACGGTTTCCAGGCGGCTGCGCGCGGTGAAGGCGATGGCTTTGCTGGGGAAGATTTCGTTAAGGCCGGCGACTATTTCCTCGAATTGGCTGCAATGGAGCCATGGCAGCAAGGCTATCTCGCTGCCGGCTATGGCGATGCGTCAGGCCTGTTCGGCGACGGCAAGGCGGCGATGCACCTGATGGGCGACTGGGACTATGGCGCTATGAAGGATAATTCTGCCAACAAGGAAGGCATTCCCGATGAAAGCCTTGGCATTCTGCCATTCCCCACGATCGAAGGCGGAAAGGGCGATCCCACCGATACCCTTGGCGGGCTGGGCGGCGTGCTGTTCAGCAAGAATGCCTCCGACGCCGCTGTGCGCTGGGTGGAGTTCTTCAACAACCAGGAGAACCAGGCGAAATACGCAAAGGATGCGTATTATATTCCCATCTCGAAGGGGGCCGCCGACGTCATGACCAATCCCTTTAAGGTGCAGATCGCCCGCAATATCGGCAATGCGCACTGGCATGCACTGTTCTTCGATCAGGCTTTAGGTCCCAATGTAGGTGGCGTGGTCAATGACGTGTCCGCGGAGTTGGCTGGTAATTCGATCAGTGCCGAAGAGGCTGCAGAGCTGATCAAGGAAGCCGTGGACGACTCCCTCTAGGAGCCGGCTACCAACCGGCAGGC
This region includes:
- a CDS encoding ArsR/SmtB family transcription factor, producing the protein MSRNFLVIDPEEGLEVLKGLASAIRVKMLKLLHTEGPLNGNDIAERLGLPQSTVSTNLQILEGAGLIRTETQKARKGNQKICHSTFDEVLVMFKEDIKPLRSNTIEVAMPLGLYTSCEVSAPCGLCSVDGIIGLLDVPNTFLDPDRMKAGLIWFTRGFLEYQFPNNAKLAQNTIETMEFALELSSEVPGTSADWPSDITLSVNGTEIGTWMSTGDYGDKRGVYTPDWWKLKGSQYGKLKSWRVTNDGTYVDGMKISPVSLADLDLANHHSIRLRIAVKDDAKHPGGINIFGRGFGNYDQDIILRLETAS
- a CDS encoding ABC transporter ATP-binding protein — translated: MADLKLRGINKNFGAVQVIHDIDLDIGNGEFVVFVGPSGCGKSTLLRTISGLEEPSSGQVLIGGEDVTDYDPSERGVAMVFQSYALYPHMSVEQNLGFGLRMGGMPRDQVAARVMEAARILELTELLERKPRQLSGGQRQRVAIGRAIVRQPKAFLFDEPLSNLDAELRVQMRIEIAKLHQQLGATMVYVTHDQVEAMTLADRIVVLRAGRIEQQGSPIELYDNPDNLFVAGFIGSPRMNFLAGKITAINGQEMTVALDQFEGDALSVTRRGQNGAVGQKVSVGIRPEHFADATLGGATLTAKAQVVEQLGGVSFIYATGRDGESKVTIQQKGHSRIPDGAPITVSIEPGMTLAFDESGLRL
- a CDS encoding ThuA domain-containing protein is translated as MTKTALIVWGGWDGHTPEQSARIVADMLERHDFSVDIEPTTEAFADEKLGAYDLIVPAITMSRIEKEELTNLLAAIRAGTGLAGFHGLMCDSFRNEPDYQFMTGGQWVAHPGNIIDYDVKITSDDPIVAGIGDFPYRSEQYYMHFDPSVDVLATTTFSGEYFDEIEGVVMPVVWKRRFGKGRVFYSSLGHVADEFAVPQMRTIFERGALWASR
- a CDS encoding ROK family transcriptional regulator; translation: MGVKVADPLLMREINKYHVLETIRCHGQISRVEISERTLLSGTTVSAITGALIEEGLIQAIHTPINGDSSRGRPRVLLGLVQDAAYVLGVKISELLTTVTLVDFRGEVVSSLQLPIRMSRQPAEVIVDLLEDAMGECVAGSGVDHKRIKGIGIGVPGLVDPRSGKSYSSSVFGEREIPIGTLLSERTGLPVKLEKPANLLALAESWFGYAQSEKTFAVVALDQTASLGLWLEADLHRGASTLGPTFGHVKVEIEGLACDCGQKGCLNAYISHSALRTQAASALGPDFLTQPLARTDMPAALASAADAGDENARRLIDEQGKKLGIAISHIINLINPEKLIIAMESARYCELIAPGLKAAAAAHSFRAHFASTELIFHTLDDQLWARGAAALMLRDIYSAPWTPAY
- a CDS encoding extracellular solute-binding protein, with the translated sequence MKRIALAATLSLAALLPAQAQTVVRHLHITSIPAEVELMNSIAADFMAQNPDIVVELPFLENEAFKAKLTTLLQSADAPDVFHTWGGGVFYEQAKAGFLRPVEDVLSEEAKEAVGSAGISAFTAEDGHLYGVARDVAEVVLWYNKDLFEQAGVDPASMETWDGFLAGVQAFKDAGITPIALGAKDKWPAHFWWSKLVVRLAGQDGFQAAARGEGDGFAGEDFVKAGDYFLELAAMEPWQQGYLAAGYGDASGLFGDGKAAMHLMGDWDYGAMKDNSANKEGIPDESLGILPFPTIEGGKGDPTDTLGGLGGVLFSKNASDAAVRWVEFFNNQENQAKYAKDAYYIPISKGAADVMTNPFKVQIARNIGNAHWHALFFDQALGPNVGGVVNDVSAELAGNSISAEEAAELIKEAVDDSL